The Oncorhynchus nerka isolate Pitt River linkage group LG12, Oner_Uvic_2.0, whole genome shotgun sequence genome includes a region encoding these proteins:
- the LOC115115086 gene encoding zinc finger protein 184-like, translating to MSKLQLLRLFLNERLTAAAVEIFGAVEKTVVEYQEENDRLRRLLRITPEMQLCKIDSLQLSVSEKEVPPEQQHCEQEWSPSVGQEDPDTTLIKGKQEEEQLQGVEPDIIEFIFTPSCVKSECDQEDPLQSLTLPQTKTVENRESDSKPVDLKPFGTVTHMNGLYIPCLSPYTQNNASSHSSAISSDPVGLDSSPPLGPTPPLDPNTSMGERGSKPSTTSRKTHHCHDYGEMFPLKSDLQRHVTLTKKRLSECHLSNKQYNSTCKPETHVQLCPMEKSCTCPICGMTIKHKGDLSRHMGIHTGEKPFSCGVCGKSFYQKGHLTDHKRTHTGEKPFSCGDCGKSFNLKGNLRKHKLTHTGEKPFSCGDCGRSFSLNMNLTRHKLTHTGEKPFSCGDCGKSFTQKTNLLMHVKNIHKGGKQDKN from the exons ATGTCTAAACTACAGTTGTTGCGTTTGTTTTTAAATGAGCGTTTAACCGCGGCTGCTGTGGAGATTTTCGGGGCAGTTGAGAAAACGGTAGTGGAGTACCAGGAGGAGAATGATCGGCTACGGAGACTGTTGCGGATCACACCAGAGATGCAACTATGTAAAATAG actccctgcagctctctgtctctgaaaAGGAGGTTCCCCCTGAGCAGCAACACTGTGAGCAGGAATGGAGCCCCAGTGTGGGGCAGGAGGACCCAGATACCACACTGATTAAAGGGAAACAGGAGGAAGAACAGCTTCAAGGGGTGGAGCCTGATATCATAGAGTTCATATTCACTCCTTCCTGTGTGAAAAGTGAATGTGATCAGGAGGACCCACTTCAGTCCTTGACTCTTCCCCAAACCAAgactgtggagaacagagagagtgacTCTAAACCAGTGGATCTGAAACCTTTTGGCACTGTGACCCACATGAATGGTCTTTACATTCCCTGTTTATCGCCATATACTCAGAACAATGCCTCCAGCCACAGTTCAGCCATAAGCAGCGACCCAGTAGGACTTGACAGCAGCCCACCATTGGGTCCCACCCCACCATTAGATCCAAACACGTCAATGGGGGAACGCGGTTCCAAACCCAGCACCACATCTAGAAAAACTCACCACTGCCATGACTATGGTGAAATGTTTCCTCTGAAATCTGACCTGCAGAGGCACGTGACTCTTACCAAGAAGAGACTCAGCGAATGTCACTTATCCAATAAACAGTACAACTCCACCTGTAAACCGGAAACCCATGTCCAACTCTGTCCCATGGAGAAATCCTGCACTTGCCCTATTTGTGGCATGACCATCAAACACAAGGGAGATCTGTCCAGGCACATGGgtattcacacaggagagaaaccatttagctgtgGTGTCTGTGGGAAAAGCTTCTATCAGAAGGGACACCTTACAGATCATAAAcggactcacacaggagagaaaccatttagctgtggtgactgtgggaaaagcttcaATTTGAAGGGAAACCTAAGGAAGCATAAactgactcacacaggagagaaaccatttagctgtgGAGACTGTGGGAGAAGCTTCAGTCTCAATATGAACTTAACCAGGCATAAactgactcacacaggagagaaaccatttagctgtggtgactgcGGGAAAAGCTTCACTCAAAAGACTAACCTGCTGATGCATGTGAAAAACATCCACAAAGGAGGAAAGCAGGACAAAAACTGA